A portion of the Apus apus isolate bApuApu2 chromosome 3, bApuApu2.pri.cur, whole genome shotgun sequence genome contains these proteins:
- the LOC127382886 gene encoding profilin-3-like gives MDLSDKTSVLVAKAGEFLTAISPQEVDLITGQDQKMFLLMGITTASQKCSVINYNLLVGEHNMIGVRSKGSDSRSICVGKTSKALIFLMGNKEVHGGVLNQNAQDMIVDLKV, from the coding sequence ATGGACCTCTCTGACAAAACGTCTGTGTTGGTGGCCAAGGCGGGAGAGTTTCTCACAGCCATCTCACCTCAAGAAGTGGACTTGATCACAGGCCAGGATCAGAAAATGTTCCTGCTAATGGGAATCACCACAGCCAGCCAAAAGTGCAGTGTGATTAATTACAACCTGCTGGTGGGTGAACACAACATGATCGGTGTCAGAAGCAAAGGCAGTGACAGCAGATCTATCTGTGTTGGCAAGACCTCCAAAGCCCTGATCTTCCTCATGGGCAATAAGGAAGTCCATGGAGGAGTCCTCAACCAAAATGCCCAAGATATGATTGTGGACTTGAAAGTGTGA
- the LOC127382611 gene encoding mitochondrial amidoxime reducing component 2-like: MSGPRAAAGLLAARPGWAWGPAAAALLPLGALLGAALLRGAWRWGAGRGWGRRRRRLQRVGTVLKLFVYPVKSCRGVAVGRAQVTPMGLRTGELRDRFWLVVKEDGHMVTARQEPRLVLVSVDSENGHLILEAPEMKKLALPVKLPRKNPVRNCRIFGLDIQGRDCGDEVAQWITTFLKSEPYRLVHFEPSMVPRKSKDIINLFRSTDEVAYPDCSPALIISEASLEDLNSRLEKKVKIENFRPNILVTDCSPFEEDTWEDILIGDVEMKGTVCCARCILTTVNPDTGVLDRKEPLETLKSYRLCDPSERHIYKSSPLFGRYFAVDKTGTIRVGDPVYKMVQ; this comes from the exons ATGAGCGGGCCgcgggccgcggcggggctgcTGGCGGCGCGGCCGGGCTGGGCGTgggggccggcggcggcggcgctgctGCCGCTGGGCGCCCTGCTGGGGGCCGCCCTGCTGCGGGGCGCCTGGCGCtggggggccgggcggggctgggggcgccggcggcggcggctgcagCGGGTGGGGACGGTGTTGAAGCTCTTCGTGTACCCGGTGAAGTCGTGCCGGGGGGTGGCGGTGGGGCGAGCGCAGGTGACGCCGATGGGGCTGCGGACTGGGGAGCTGCGGGACAG GTTTTGGCTTGTGGTCAAGGAGGATGGGCACATGGTTACAGCTCGCCAGGAGCCGCGGCTGGTCCTCGTTTCTGTCGACTCTGAAAATGGGCACTTGATCTTGGAAGCCCCGGAGATGAAGAAGCTGGCCTTGCCTGTAAAGCTCCCCAGGAAAAATCCTGTGAGGAACTGCAG GATATTTGGACTGGATATCCAAGGCAGGGACTGTGGAGATGAAGTGGCTCAATGGATCACCACTTTCCTGAAATCAGAACCGTATCGACTGGTGCACTTTGAGCCCTCCATGGTGCCAAGAAAGTCAAAGGACATCATAAACCTTTTCCGAAGCACTGATGAG GTTGCCTATCCTGACTGTAGCCCAGCCCTGATCATCTCAGAAGCTTCACTGGAAGATCTAAATTCTAGGTTGGAGAAGAAAGTTAAGATAGAGAACTTCAGACCAAACATTCTTGTGACAGATTGCAGTCCTTTTGAGGAG GACACCTGGGAGGACATTCTAATTGGCGATGTGGAGATGAAAGGGACAGTGTGCTGTGCCAG GTGTATTTTAACAACTGTTAACCCAGACACTGGCGTCCTGGACAGGAAGGAGCCCCTGGAAACATTGAAAAG CTACCGCTTGTGTGACCCCTCTGAGCGGCACATATACAAATCCAGCCCTCTCTTTGGAAGATACTTCGCTGTTGACAAAACTGGAACGATTCGAGTTGGAGACCCTGTGTACAAGATGGTCCAATAA
- the C3H1orf115 gene encoding required for drug-induced death protein 1, translated as MTVGARLGAKASSRYSRRGLGDDQVSILPGEEEEEEEEAAAAGAAGSAGGPRPAEQREEGSAARKVRFALLPDSYEPLRPPRPGGKRPYGKRLKKYGKNVGKALQKGCRYLVVGLQGLATAYSAPFGVAAQVASFVR; from the exons ATGACGGTGGGTGCGCGGCTGGGCGCCAAGGCCAGCAGCAGGTACTCCCGCCGCGGGCTCGGCGACGACCAGGTCTCCATCCTGCCcggcgaggaggaggaggaggaggaggaggcggcggcggcaggagcTGCGGGCAGCGCGGGCGGCCCGCGGCCGGCGGAGCAAAGGGAGGAAGGCTCTGCCGCCAGGAAGGTGCGCTTCGCCCTCCTGCCCGACTCCTACGAGCCGCTGCGGCCGCCGCGGCCCGGCGGCAAGCGGCCCTACGGCAAGCGGCTGAAGAAGTACGGCAAG AACGTCGgcaaagctctgcagaagggATGCCGCTACTTGGTGGTCGGCCTGCAAGGACTAGCGACAGCCTATTCTGCTCCCTTTGGGGTGGCAGCTCAGGTGGCATCCTTCGTCCGCTAG